A genome region from Methylobacterium sp. FF17 includes the following:
- the nth gene encoding endonuclease III, with amino-acid sequence MRSRQPTKPRKSPISARASAPIVAEAPVAPEPVGPEAVAEIFSRLSRANPEPRAELEYQNPFTLLVAVVLSAQATDRSVNLATAPLFAIADTPQAMLALGEERVRDFIRTIGLFNTKAKNVIALSRILVERHGGEVPREREALEVLPGVGTKTASVVRNVAFGEETIAVDTHIFRVSNRIPLVVAPTTDKVQAGLEALVPAPYRLNAHHWLILFGRYICKARKPECPRCPVADLCRFPAKTPAA; translated from the coding sequence ATGCGCAGCCGACAGCCGACCAAGCCCCGGAAATCGCCGATCTCCGCGCGGGCGTCCGCGCCGATCGTCGCAGAGGCCCCCGTCGCGCCCGAGCCGGTCGGCCCGGAGGCGGTCGCGGAGATCTTCTCCCGGCTGTCGCGGGCCAATCCGGAGCCGCGCGCCGAACTGGAGTACCAGAACCCGTTCACCCTCCTGGTGGCGGTGGTGCTCTCGGCCCAGGCCACCGACCGCAGCGTCAACCTCGCCACCGCCCCGCTCTTCGCTATCGCCGATACCCCGCAGGCGATGCTGGCGCTCGGGGAGGAGCGCGTGCGGGACTTCATCCGCACCATCGGCCTGTTCAACACCAAGGCGAAGAACGTCATCGCGCTCTCGCGCATCCTGGTGGAGCGGCACGGGGGCGAGGTGCCCCGGGAGCGCGAGGCGCTGGAGGTCCTGCCCGGCGTCGGCACCAAGACCGCGAGCGTGGTGCGCAACGTCGCCTTCGGCGAGGAGACCATCGCGGTGGATACCCACATCTTCAGGGTCTCGAACCGGATCCCCCTCGTGGTGGCTCCCACCACCGACAAGGTCCAGGCCGGGCTGGAGGCCCTGGTCCCGGCGCCCTACCGGCTCAACGCCCATCACTGGCTGATCCTGTTCGGGCGCTACATCTGCAAGGCCCGCAAGCCCGAATGCCCGCGCTGCCCCGTCGCCGATCTCTGCCGCTTCCCGGCGAAGACACCCGCAGCCTGA